From one Electrophorus electricus isolate fEleEle1 chromosome 20, fEleEle1.pri, whole genome shotgun sequence genomic stretch:
- the LOC113572408 gene encoding 28S ribosomal protein S16, mitochondrial has translation MVHLSSLLKKYHGGHVVIRMALGGATNRPFYRIVAAYNKRSRDGKCIEQLGSYDPLPNIYNEKLVGFNYDRIKYWMGCGAHPTKPVAKLLGLAGFFPLHPMTVTEAERRRKAALTESKAESEDQEEQGAE, from the exons ATGGTGCATCTAT CATCATTACTTAAGAAGTACCACGGAGGTCATGTTGTTATCCGTATGGCACTCGGTGGCGCCACTAACAGGCCATTTTACCGCATAGTGGCGGCTTACAATAAACGGTCACGGGATGGCAAATGCATTGAGCAGCTGGGATCGTATGACCCTCTCCCAAACATCTACAACGAGAAACTTGTCGGTTTCAACTACGACCGAATCAAGTACTGGATGGGTTGTGGGGCTCATCCAACAAAGCCTGTGGCCAAACTCTTAG GCCTGGCTGGATTCTTCCCCCTGCATCCCATGACAGTAACGGAGGCAGAGCGCCGAAGAAAAGCAGCATTGACAGAATCAAAAGCAGAGAGTGAAGACCAAGAAGAACAAGGAGCAGAGTAG
- the LOC118240364 gene encoding 28S ribosomal protein S16, mitochondrial-like, with amino-acid sequence MHAFLNPTASLLKKYHGGHVVIRMALGGATNRPFYRIVAAYNKRSRDGKCIEQLGSYDPLPNIYNEKLVGFNYDRIKYWMGCGAHPTKPVAKLLGLAGFFPLHPMTVTEAERRRKAALTESKAESEDQEEQGAE; translated from the exons aTGCATGCTTTTCTGAATCCAACAGCATCATTACTTAAGAAGTACCACGGAGGTCATGTTGTTATCCGTATGGCACTCGGTGGCGCCACTAACAGGCCATTTTACCGCATAGTGGCGGCTTACAATAAACGGTCACGGGATGGCAAATGCATTGAGCAGCTGGGATCGTATGACCCTCTCCCAAACATCTACAACGAGAAACTTGTCGGTTTCAACTACGACCGAATCAAGTACTGGATGGGTTGTGGGGCTCATCCAACAAAGCCTGTGGCCAAACTCTTAG GCCTGGCTGGATTCTTCCCCCTGCATCCCATGACAGTAACGGAGGCAGAGCGCCGAAGAAAAGCAGCATTGACAGAATCAAAAGCAGAGAGTGAAGACCAAGAAGAACAAGGAGCAGAGTAG
- the LOC118240365 gene encoding 28S ribosomal protein S16, mitochondrial-like: MVHLSSLLLKKYHGGHVVIRMALGGATNRPFYRIVAAYNKRSRDGKCIEQLGSYDPLPNIYNEKLVGFNYDRIKYWMGCGAHPTKPVAKLLGLAGFFPLHPMTVTEAERRRKAALTESKAESEDQEEQGAE, from the exons ATGGTGCATCTAT CATCATTATTACTTAAGAAGTACCACGGAGGTCATGTTGTTATCCGTATGGCACTCGGTGGCGCCACTAACAGGCCATTTTACCGCATAGTGGCGGCTTACAATAAACGGTCACGGGATGGCAAATGCATTGAGCAGCTGGGATCGTATGACCCTCTCCCAAACATCTACAACGAGAAACTTGTCGGTTTCAACTACGACCGAATCAAGTACTGGATGGGTTGTGGGGCTCATCCAACAAAGCCTGTGGCCAAACTCTTAG GCCTGGCTGGATTCTTCCCCCTGCATCCCATGACAGTAACGGAGGCAGAGCGCCGAAGAAAAGCAGCATTGACAGAATCAAAAGCAGAGAGTGAAGACCAAGAAGAACAAGGAGCAGAGTAG